The Mycolicibacterium aichiense region AGGTGCTCAGCTGGTTGATCCCGTCCGAGAAGATCGCTTCCAGTAGTTCTTCCTTGGTGGCAAAGCGCCGGTACACGGTGCCGACTCCCACTCGGGCGTGGTGAGCGACGTCGTTGAGGCTGGGTTCGATGCCCTTCTGCGCGAAAAGGTCGCGTGCTGCGTCGATGATGCGCTGCCGGTTGCGCTGCGCGTCCTTGCGCAGCGGACGCTCGTTGGCCGAGTCGGGTCTCACGTGACCGAGTGTAACGACCGCCACAAATAAGTGGATTGACTCTATCCGTTTTTATAGTTAGCTTATCTCTCGGTACTGATCAGTACTCCCGGCCGCTCGTGCCGCGGTCGTCCACGCTGAAAGGCCGGGGCCATGAGAACTGCTGGCGACCCTCCGCTCGCGACAGCCGTTGTGCGCCAAAGTCAATCGCCCGCCACAAGGTGCGCGGAAGCGCTTCGATGACCCGGGTGCTCGGCAGGTTGTGGATCCCGGTCCTCGTGGTTGTCGTCGCCGCCGCGGGAGTCGCCGCGGTGAAGAACGCCCGCGAGATCTTCGGTTCGAACCCGGTGGTCGTGACACCGATTACGTCCGACGGTGCGGAGGACTTCAATCCCAAAGTGGTGACCTACGAGGTGTTCGGTTCGGGTGGCACCGCCGAGGTCAACTATGTGGATCTCGACGGCACGCCCCAGCGGACCGGAAGTGTCTCGCTGCCATGGACTTTGACGCTGCGAACGACGAATCCGTCAGCCTCGCCGAACATCGTCGCCCAGGGCGACGGGAGCGAAATCGGATGCCGGATCACCGTCGATGACGTGGTCAAGGAGGAAAGGACCGCTACGGGAATGAATGCCGCCACTTTCTGCTTGGTGAAATCCGCATGAGCCTCGACGTCGACGACACACCCACCGACGCCATCCCGGCCGCCCGTCACCGGGCCCGCCCGCGAATTCCCCGGCTGATCCGAACGTTGGCGGTGCCGATCCTTCTGGGCTGGATCGCACTGATCGTGGTGCTCAGCACCGTGGTGCCGACACTCGAGGATGTCGGAAAGCTCCGCGCGGTTTCGATGAGCCCCAACGACGCGCCCTCACTGATCGCCACCAAACGGGTCGGCCAGGTGTTCAAGGAATACGACACCAGCAGCTCGGTGATGGTGGTCCTCGAAGGCGATCAGCCGCTGGGTGCCGAAGCGCACGCCTACTACGACAAGA contains the following coding sequences:
- a CDS encoding MmpS family transport accessory protein, with protein sequence MTRVLGRLWIPVLVVVVAAAGVAAVKNAREIFGSNPVVVTPITSDGAEDFNPKVVTYEVFGSGGTAEVNYVDLDGTPQRTGSVSLPWTLTLRTTNPSASPNIVAQGDGSEIGCRITVDDVVKEERTATGMNAATFCLVKSA